A stretch of the Columba livia isolate bColLiv1 breed racing homer unplaced genomic scaffold, bColLiv1.pat.W.v2 Scaffold_132, whole genome shotgun sequence genome encodes the following:
- the LOC135577659 gene encoding olfactory receptor 14J1-like yields the protein MSNSSSITQFLLLPFTDTRELQLLHFWLFLGIYLAALLGNGLIITTIAWDQHLHTPMYFFLLNLALFDMGTISTILPKSMANSLWDSRDISYLGCATQLFLFVFLITADYCLLTIMSYDCYVAICKPLHYGTLLGSRACVHMAAAAWATGFLSALLHTANTFSLPLCKGNALDQSFCEIPQILKLSCSHSYLRELGLLVVSACLAFICFVFIVVSYVQILRAVLRIPSEQGRHKAFSTCLPHLAVVSLFLSTVMFAYLKPPSISSPSLDLVVSVLYSVVPPAVNPLIYSMRNQELKDALWKLIS from the coding sequence atgtccaacagcagctccatcacccagttcctcctcctgccgttcacagacacacgggagctgcagctcttgcacttctggctcttcctgggcatctacctggctgccctcctgggcaacggcctcatcatcaccaccatagcctgggaccagcacctccacacccccatgtacttcttcctgctcaacctcgccctcttTGACATGGGCACCATCTCCACCAttctccccaagtccatggccaattccctctgggattccagggACATCTCCTACTTGGGATGTGcaacacagctctttttgtttgtcttcttgatcacagcagaCTATTGTCTACTCACCATCATGTCGTATGActgctacgttgccatctgcaaacccctgcactacgggaccctcctgggcagcagagcttgtgtccacatggcagcagctgcctgggccactgggtttctcagtgctctgctgcacacggccaatacattttcactgcccctgtgcaagggcaatgccctggacCAGtccttctgtgaaatcccccagatcctcaagctctcctgctcacactcctacctcagggaacttgggcttcttgtggtcagtgcctgtttagcttttatttgttttgtgttcattgtggtgtcctatgttcagatcttgagggccgtgctgaggatcccctctgagcagggacggcacaaagccttttccacctgcctccctcacctggccgtggtctccctgttcctcagcactgtcatgtttgcctacctgaagcccccctccatttcttccccatccctggacctggtggtgtctgttctgtactcagtggtgcctccagcagtgaaccccctcatctacagcatgaggaaccaggagctcaaggatgccctctggaaactcatatcttag